One window from the genome of Cryptomeria japonica chromosome 6, Sugi_1.0, whole genome shotgun sequence encodes:
- the LOC131076994 gene encoding tubulin alpha-4 chain yields MRECISIHIGQAGIQVGNACWELYCLEHGIQPDGQMPSDKSIGGGDDAFNTFFSETGAGKHVPRAVFVDLEPTVIDEVRTGMYRQLFHPEQLISGKEDAANNFARGHYTIGKEIVDLCLDRIRKLADNCTGLQGFLVFNAVGGGTGSGLGSLLLERLSVDYGKKSKLGFTVYPSPQVSTSVVEPYNSVLSTHSLLEHTDVAVLLDNEAIYDICRRSLDIERPTYTNLNRLVSQVISSLTASLRFDGALNVDVTEFQTNLVPYPRIHFMLSSFAPVISAEKAYHEQLSVAEITNSAFEPSSMMAKCDPRHGKYMACCLMYRGDVVPKDVNAAVATIKTKRTIQFVDWCPTGFKCGINYQPPTVVPGGDLAKVQRAVCMISNSTSVAEVFSRIDHKFDLMYAKRAFVHWYVGEGMEEGEFSEAREDLAALEKDYEEVGAESGEGDEGDEGDEY; encoded by the exons ATGAGGGAGTGCATTTCAATCCACATTGGCCAGGCCGGAATCCAGGTCGGAAATGCATGCTGGGAGCTCTACTGCCTCGAGCACGGTATTCAG CCTGATGGGCAAATGCCCAGCGATAAGAGTATTGGAGGCGGAGACGATGCTTTCAATACGTTTTTCAGCGAGACTGGTGCTGGTAAACATGTTCCTCGGGCTGTATTTGTAGATCTGGAACCCACTGTTATAGATGAGGTTCGCACTGGCATGTACCGTCAGCTCTTTCACCCGGAGCAGCTTATCAGTGGCAAAGAAGACGCGGCTAACAACTTTGCACGTGGCCATTACACCa TTGGCAAAGAGATCGTGGACCTTTGCCTGGACCGTATCAGGAAGCTTGCAGATAACTGCACAGGTCTCCAGGGTTTTCTGGTTTTCAACGCAGTGGGCGGAGGGACTGGATCTGGACTAGGCTCTCTTCTTCTGGAACGCCTCTCTGTGGACTATGGCAAAAAATCCAAGCTAGGCTTCACTGTGTATCCTTCGCCACAGGTTTCGACATCTGTGGTTGAGCCCTACAACAGTGTGCTCTCCACACACTCACTTTTGGAACACACTGATGTCGCCGTGCTTTTGGACAATGAAGCCATATATGACATTTGCCGCCGTTCACTGGACATTGAACGCCCGACCTACACAAATCTGAACCGCCTCGTCTCACAG GTCATTTCCTCATTGACCGCTTCCCTCCGCTTTGATGGAGCTTTGAATGTGGATGTAACGGAATTCCAGACAAATCTGGTCCCATACCCTAGGATCCACTTCATGCTCTCATCTTTTGCGCCTGTGATTTCAGCAGAAAAGGCATACCATGAGCAGCTCTCCGTGGCAGAAATCACCAACAGTGCGTTCGAGCCATCTTCTATGATGGCTAAGTGCGACCCTCGCCACGGCAAGTACATGGCATGCTGCCTTATGTACAGGGGAGATGTTGTCCCCAAAGATGTCAATGCCGCTGTTGCCACCATTAAGACCAAGAGGACCATCCAGTTTGTGGACTGGTGCCCCACTGGATTCAAGTGCGGAATTAACTACCAGCCTCCCACTGTTGTTCCAGGCGGCGACCTGGCCAAGGTTCAAAGGGCTGTCTGCATGATTTCCAATTCTACCAGTGTGGCCGAGGTGTTTTCCAGGATTGATCATAAGTTTGATCTCATGTATGCCAAGCGAGCATTTGTTCATTGGTATGTGGGTGAGGGTATGGAAGAGGGGGAGTTTTCTGAGGCGCGTGAGGATCTGGCTGCTCTGGAGAAGGATTATGAGGAGGTCGGCGCTGAGTCTGGTGAGGGTGACGAGGGTGATGAGGGGGATGAGTACTGA